In Burkholderiales bacterium, one DNA window encodes the following:
- a CDS encoding sugar nucleotide-binding protein: protein MTPRYLIIGASGFIGSRLFSFLGPDNAVATYCTRRVAGGVFFDAASMRLADAVLKQHNGLTHAFIFHGITNIDACARDPQGTERVNVTSVLAVIDDLIKHGIVPVFASSDAVFDGTRGMWTEEDPVNPILTYGRHKAQVERYLQKKSSPWLVARLAKVTGAGPGQADILSDWMDKLESGAEIRCARDQVFSPLGVDDAIDAMLGLAEGGHSGIFHVCGSRPVTRLQLLQMLIEEIDKYRELRARIIPCSIRDFEFAESRPFDTSMSPCKLYANLGRSFDDPREVCRKAAAARYGGRSVPQGAGHANAQ, encoded by the coding sequence ATGACGCCACGTTATCTTATCATCGGAGCATCCGGTTTTATTGGTTCGCGGTTGTTTTCGTTTCTTGGTCCTGACAACGCGGTGGCCACCTATTGCACTAGGCGCGTGGCGGGCGGCGTATTTTTCGATGCAGCCAGCATGCGGCTTGCTGATGCTGTATTGAAACAGCATAACGGTCTGACACATGCATTCATATTTCACGGTATCACCAACATTGACGCTTGCGCGCGTGATCCGCAAGGAACAGAGCGAGTAAACGTTACCAGCGTGCTCGCGGTTATCGACGACCTTATTAAGCACGGTATCGTGCCGGTATTCGCTTCCAGCGATGCGGTGTTCGACGGCACGAGAGGTATGTGGACTGAGGAGGACCCGGTAAATCCAATTTTAACTTATGGCCGCCACAAAGCGCAGGTTGAGCGTTACTTGCAAAAAAAATCTTCCCCGTGGCTGGTGGCGCGGCTTGCCAAAGTGACAGGCGCCGGGCCTGGGCAGGCTGACATACTCAGCGACTGGATGGATAAACTGGAATCGGGTGCGGAAATCCGTTGTGCCCGTGATCAGGTGTTCTCTCCGCTTGGTGTGGATGACGCGATTGATGCCATGCTTGGCTTGGCGGAAGGCGGCCATTCCGGGATTTTTCACGTGTGCGGCTCACGGCCGGTGACACGTCTGCAGTTGCTGCAGATGCTGATCGAGGAGATCGACAAATATCGCGAGCTACGGGCGCGGATCATTCCCTGTAGCATTCGCGATTTCGAGTTCGCCGAGTCACGGCCATTCGATACCTCGATGTCACCATGCAAGCTGTATGCAAACTTGGGCCGCAGTTTCGATGATCCGCGCGAGGTATGCCGTAAAGCCGCAGCGGCCCGCTACGGCGGGCGGTCCGTGCCGCAGGGTGCGGGCCACGCAAATGCGCAGTAG